In the genome of Parus major isolate Abel chromosome 2, Parus_major1.1, whole genome shotgun sequence, one region contains:
- the MTFR1 gene encoding mitochondrial fission regulator 1 isoform X3, with protein sequence MSHVTEGSSPAQLREDAVASFADVGWIAEEEGEVSTRLRSEVWSKTTQPLPGEAHPSRKSPHRQTSLQSPSGEEPVPRSAVMANEEALQKISALENELASLRAQIAKIVTLQEQQNLTTVGSSPLASAAVPGPPPPPPPPPPPLPPPPPSGLGRSKSAIDLIKERKNKKMNAGQNVVENGPKKPEVPNMLEILKDMNSVKLRSVKRPLEGTKSKVSQPADPASLIAEALKKKFAYRYRNDSQETEKVIPKAETKTQTEVLFGPHMLKSTGKMKTLIEKS encoded by the exons ATGTCTCATGTCACGGAAGGAAGCAGTCCTGCTCAACTCAGAGAAGATGCTGTGGCCTCCTTTGCTGATGTGGGATGGATTGCTGAAGAAGAAGGTGAAGTCTCTACAAGGCTCAG ATCAGAAGTTTGGTCAAAAACAACCCAGCCTCTTCCAGGCGAAGCACATCCTTCCAGGAAGTCCCCACACAGACAAACGTCCTTGCAAAGCCCGTCAGGAGAGGAACCAGTGCCCAGGAGCGCGGTGATGGCAAACGAAGAAGCACTACAGAAGATCAGCGCCCTAGAAAATGAACTGGCCTCTTTAAGAGCACAAATAGCCAAAATTGTAACCTTGCAAGAACAGCAGAACTTGACAACAG TTGGGTCAAGTCCACTTGCttcagctgctgtccctggtcCGCCACCACCgccaccaccacctcctcctcctctgcctccaccCCCTCCCTCAGGTCTGGGTCGGAGTAAGTCTGCAATTGATCTCattaaagagaggaaaaacaaaaaaatgaacgCTGGCCAGAATGTGGTGGAAAACGGCCCAAAGAAGCCTGAAGTACCAAACATGCTAGAAATCCTCAAAGACATGAACAGCGTGAAACTGCGCTCAGTAAAAAG acCCTTAGAAGGTACAAAATCTAAAGTGTCTCAGCCTGCAGATCCTGCATCATTAATAGCAGAAGCTCTCAAAAAGAAATTTGCTTATCGATACCGAAACGATagccaagaaacagaaaaagtgattCCAAAGGCTGAAACAAAGACACAGACTGAGGTGCTG
- the MTFR1 gene encoding mitochondrial fission regulator 1 isoform X1 yields MICWLKRLIRMAFEQIGLNMDSMLWSRKPYGSSRSIVRKIGTNLSLIQCPRVHFQLMSHVTEGSSPAQLREDAVASFADVGWIAEEEGEVSTRLRSEVWSKTTQPLPGEAHPSRKSPHRQTSLQSPSGEEPVPRSAVMANEEALQKISALENELASLRAQIAKIVTLQEQQNLTTVGSSPLASAAVPGPPPPPPPPPPPLPPPPPSGLGRSKSAIDLIKERKNKKMNAGQNVVENGPKKPEVPNMLEILKDMNSVKLRSVKRPLEGTKSKVSQPADPASLIAEALKKKFAYRYRNDSQETEKVIPKAETKTQTEVLFGPHMLKSTGKMKTLIEKS; encoded by the exons ATGATTTGCTGGCTGAAGCGCTTAATTAGGATGGCTTTTGAACAAATTGGATTGAACATGGATTCA ATGCTTTGGTCAAGAAAGCCTTATGGTTCATCTCGGAGTATTGTAAGAAAAATTGGTACTAACCTCTCTCTTATACAGTGTCCAAGAGTTCACTTTCAG CTTATGTCTCATGTCACGGAAGGAAGCAGTCCTGCTCAACTCAGAGAAGATGCTGTGGCCTCCTTTGCTGATGTGGGATGGATTGCTGAAGAAGAAGGTGAAGTCTCTACAAGGCTCAG ATCAGAAGTTTGGTCAAAAACAACCCAGCCTCTTCCAGGCGAAGCACATCCTTCCAGGAAGTCCCCACACAGACAAACGTCCTTGCAAAGCCCGTCAGGAGAGGAACCAGTGCCCAGGAGCGCGGTGATGGCAAACGAAGAAGCACTACAGAAGATCAGCGCCCTAGAAAATGAACTGGCCTCTTTAAGAGCACAAATAGCCAAAATTGTAACCTTGCAAGAACAGCAGAACTTGACAACAG TTGGGTCAAGTCCACTTGCttcagctgctgtccctggtcCGCCACCACCgccaccaccacctcctcctcctctgcctccaccCCCTCCCTCAGGTCTGGGTCGGAGTAAGTCTGCAATTGATCTCattaaagagaggaaaaacaaaaaaatgaacgCTGGCCAGAATGTGGTGGAAAACGGCCCAAAGAAGCCTGAAGTACCAAACATGCTAGAAATCCTCAAAGACATGAACAGCGTGAAACTGCGCTCAGTAAAAAG acCCTTAGAAGGTACAAAATCTAAAGTGTCTCAGCCTGCAGATCCTGCATCATTAATAGCAGAAGCTCTCAAAAAGAAATTTGCTTATCGATACCGAAACGATagccaagaaacagaaaaagtgattCCAAAGGCTGAAACAAAGACACAGACTGAGGTGCTG
- the MTFR1 gene encoding mitochondrial fission regulator 1 isoform X2, translating into MICWLKRLIRMAFEQIGLNMDSMLWSRKPYGSSRSIVRKIGTNLSLIQCPRVHFQLMSHVTEGSSPAQLREDAVASFADVGWIAEEEGEVSTRLRSEVWSKTTQPLPGEAHPSRKSPHRQTSLQSPSGEEPVPRSAVMANEEALQKISALENELASLRAQIAKIVTLQEQQNLTTVGSSPLASAAVPGPPPPPPPPPPPLPPPPPSGLGRSKSAIDLIKERKNKKMNAGQNVVENGPKKPEVPNMLEILKDMNSVKLRSVKRPLEGTKSKVSQPADPASLIAEALKKKFAYRYRNDSQETEKVIPKAETKTQTEVLF; encoded by the exons ATGATTTGCTGGCTGAAGCGCTTAATTAGGATGGCTTTTGAACAAATTGGATTGAACATGGATTCA ATGCTTTGGTCAAGAAAGCCTTATGGTTCATCTCGGAGTATTGTAAGAAAAATTGGTACTAACCTCTCTCTTATACAGTGTCCAAGAGTTCACTTTCAG CTTATGTCTCATGTCACGGAAGGAAGCAGTCCTGCTCAACTCAGAGAAGATGCTGTGGCCTCCTTTGCTGATGTGGGATGGATTGCTGAAGAAGAAGGTGAAGTCTCTACAAGGCTCAG ATCAGAAGTTTGGTCAAAAACAACCCAGCCTCTTCCAGGCGAAGCACATCCTTCCAGGAAGTCCCCACACAGACAAACGTCCTTGCAAAGCCCGTCAGGAGAGGAACCAGTGCCCAGGAGCGCGGTGATGGCAAACGAAGAAGCACTACAGAAGATCAGCGCCCTAGAAAATGAACTGGCCTCTTTAAGAGCACAAATAGCCAAAATTGTAACCTTGCAAGAACAGCAGAACTTGACAACAG TTGGGTCAAGTCCACTTGCttcagctgctgtccctggtcCGCCACCACCgccaccaccacctcctcctcctctgcctccaccCCCTCCCTCAGGTCTGGGTCGGAGTAAGTCTGCAATTGATCTCattaaagagaggaaaaacaaaaaaatgaacgCTGGCCAGAATGTGGTGGAAAACGGCCCAAAGAAGCCTGAAGTACCAAACATGCTAGAAATCCTCAAAGACATGAACAGCGTGAAACTGCGCTCAGTAAAAAG acCCTTAGAAGGTACAAAATCTAAAGTGTCTCAGCCTGCAGATCCTGCATCATTAATAGCAGAAGCTCTCAAAAAGAAATTTGCTTATCGATACCGAAACGATagccaagaaacagaaaaagtgattCCAAAGGCTGAAACAAAGACACAGACTGAGGTGCTG TTTTGA